One Lactobacillus sp. ESL0785 DNA window includes the following coding sequences:
- a CDS encoding FtsX-like permease family protein, translated as MNKVVWQDFWQSIKHTKGQFLSIFGLMMIGAFALVGLIVTGPDMRDTGNHYAQTLKTPDLTIISNYGLDRQDTQKISQVIGSKKVEFGYMTDTVLKNSHESWRFFSKPKKIGHYELRAGRLPQANNEIAVAANFQKRYHLGQKIAFTEKKSILGTKMLRRHQFEIVGFVRSSQILSNVNLGQSNSGTGELKGYAVVLPSDFNQSVYTTANLTYRDLRGLDSYSKLYATRLNRHKRTLEHTLKAAIPERKQRIVAAAKHKLKAQTTKITAAKVKIQTAKQNLIAAEKELSTKQAQLTAQASQINNLTPAEQKQLASAQQELTSKLQLLQTKKQKLAHSASQAKSKLASGEHQIRQSQKLLDNLPAPTYHVYNRREIPGGEGNIVYSTVAQVVEDLAKVFPIFLYFVAALVTFTTMNRFIDEERINSGTMKALGYDDYVIINKFILYGFLAGTLGTLAGIYLGHTLMPQIVYHAYYQSLTLPPIEEHFHWQISLIALLLAWVSSVLPAYLTARNEFKEKPAALLLPKPPAAGSKILLEKIPFIWQHLNFTHKVTARNIFRYKKRMLMTIFGVCGSATLLFAGFAVKNSISNMNNRQFNDLIHYNLIVAQQSPISTRQKAALNHQLKADSIKQEMPIYYQSLTKIAGKNGDTQDITMIVPQNKKQFHQYMYLDQRRTKQQISLTNQGVVISERLASLLGVNPGGHITLTDQDNHQRTMKVAAITEMYMGHFAIMTPAVYQNIFGKRFKPNANLVILKNGSRKNTRNMAAQFMKLAGVSGVVQNTAISQELDVVVQSLNMIMLVLIIVAGLLAIVILYNLTNINIAERIRELSTIKVLGFYNNEVTMYIYRETILLTCIGILVGYLTGDLLYQYILYVVPPANVMFNPALSANSFLWPLGVVGVITIVLGFIVNHKFKNLDMLAALKSVD; from the coding sequence ATGAATAAAGTGGTTTGGCAAGATTTTTGGCAGTCAATTAAGCATACTAAAGGACAATTTTTATCAATTTTTGGCTTAATGATGATTGGTGCATTTGCACTTGTCGGGCTGATCGTTACTGGTCCTGACATGCGTGACACAGGTAATCATTATGCGCAAACACTAAAAACACCCGATTTAACAATTATCAGCAATTATGGTTTAGACAGGCAGGATACACAGAAAATTAGCCAAGTAATTGGTAGTAAAAAAGTTGAATTTGGCTATATGACCGATACAGTTTTAAAAAATAGTCATGAAAGCTGGCGCTTTTTTTCTAAGCCAAAAAAGATTGGTCATTACGAACTTCGTGCTGGGCGTCTGCCACAAGCTAATAATGAAATTGCCGTTGCTGCTAATTTTCAAAAACGTTATCACTTAGGACAAAAAATTGCTTTTACCGAAAAAAAGTCTATCTTAGGTACAAAAATGTTGCGGCGCCACCAATTTGAAATTGTTGGCTTTGTTCGCTCCAGCCAAATTTTATCAAATGTTAATCTCGGTCAAAGTAACAGCGGCACGGGCGAGTTAAAAGGTTATGCCGTTGTCTTACCCAGTGACTTTAACCAGAGCGTCTATACAACAGCCAATTTAACTTATCGTGATCTACGTGGGCTTGACTCTTATAGTAAGCTTTACGCTACTCGCCTTAACAGGCATAAGCGTACACTTGAGCATACCTTAAAGGCCGCAATTCCTGAGCGCAAGCAAAGAATTGTTGCCGCAGCTAAACACAAGTTAAAAGCGCAAACTACTAAAATCACGGCTGCTAAAGTCAAAATTCAAACTGCCAAGCAAAACTTAATTGCTGCTGAAAAAGAGCTATCTACAAAACAAGCTCAGCTCACCGCTCAAGCGAGTCAAATTAATAATCTTACGCCTGCCGAGCAAAAGCAATTAGCTAGCGCCCAACAAGAATTAACTTCTAAATTGCAATTATTGCAAACTAAAAAGCAAAAATTAGCTCATTCTGCTAGTCAAGCAAAAAGCAAATTAGCATCCGGTGAACATCAAATCAGACAATCTCAAAAGCTGCTTGATAATTTACCAGCACCTACCTATCACGTTTATAATCGGCGGGAAATACCGGGCGGCGAAGGTAACATTGTCTACAGCACCGTAGCTCAAGTTGTCGAAGATCTTGCTAAAGTCTTCCCTATCTTTTTGTATTTCGTTGCGGCACTAGTTACCTTCACAACAATGAACCGCTTCATCGATGAGGAACGAATTAACTCTGGTACCATGAAAGCTCTTGGCTATGACGACTATGTAATCATTAATAAGTTCATTCTGTATGGTTTTCTGGCGGGAACACTTGGCACTCTTGCTGGTATTTATTTAGGTCACACATTAATGCCGCAAATTGTCTATCATGCCTACTATCAGTCTTTGACTTTGCCGCCAATTGAAGAACACTTCCACTGGCAAATCAGTCTAATCGCACTCCTTCTTGCTTGGGTCAGTTCGGTCTTGCCAGCATACTTAACTGCTAGAAATGAATTTAAGGAAAAGCCAGCAGCACTTTTATTACCTAAGCCACCTGCTGCAGGATCCAAAATTTTATTAGAAAAAATACCATTTATTTGGCAGCATCTTAATTTCACCCATAAAGTCACTGCCCGCAATATTTTTCGTTATAAAAAACGCATGTTAATGACAATCTTTGGTGTTTGTGGCTCTGCCACTTTACTTTTTGCTGGTTTTGCCGTTAAAAATTCAATCAGTAACATGAATAATCGCCAATTTAATGACCTAATTCACTACAACTTAATTGTCGCGCAGCAATCACCGATTTCTACTAGACAAAAGGCAGCGCTAAATCACCAACTCAAAGCTGACAGCATCAAACAAGAAATGCCAATCTATTACCAATCGCTAACCAAAATTGCTGGCAAAAACGGTGATACACAAGATATTACAATGATTGTGCCACAAAATAAGAAACAATTTCACCAGTACATGTACTTAGACCAGCGCCGAACCAAACAGCAAATTTCATTAACCAATCAAGGAGTTGTGATTTCGGAACGATTAGCAAGCTTATTAGGGGTCAACCCCGGCGGTCACATTACCTTAACAGACCAAGATAATCACCAACGAACAATGAAGGTGGCAGCAATTACGGAAATGTATATGGGGCACTTCGCAATTATGACACCAGCAGTCTATCAAAATATTTTTGGCAAGAGATTCAAACCCAACGCTAATCTGGTTATTCTCAAAAATGGTTCGCGCAAAAACACTCGCAATATGGCTGCTCAATTTATGAAGTTAGCCGGTGTGAGTGGCGTCGTTCAAAATACAGCAATCAGTCAAGAACTTGATGTCGTTGTTCAATCACTTAATATGATTATGCTCGTATTGATAATTGTAGCGGGGCTACTCGCAATTGTAATCTTGTACAATTTAACCAATATTAATATCGCTGAACGAATTCGCGAACTTTCAACTATTAAAGTCCTTGGCTTTTATAATAATGAAGTGACAATGTACATCTATCGAGAAACGATATTGCTGACTTGTATCGGTATTTTAGTTGGCTACTTGACAGGTGACTTGCTCTACCAATACATTCTCTATGTTGTGCCGCCTGCCAATGTCATGTTCAATCCGGCTCTGTCTGCTAATAGTTTTCTTTGGCCACTGGGCGTTGTTGGCGTAATTACGATTGTCCTCGGCTTTATCGTTAATCATAAATTTAAAAATCTTGACATGTTGGCAGCTTTAAAATCTGTTGATTAA
- a CDS encoding multidrug ABC transporter permease, with translation MRFLRLFFFHVKDYLSDQYFVWLTITSTIAVFLTQYTIAYANHNLGNPMLWRQSGIFGMWTSCTTVAGCINFERYKGTLPYLLNNQYDERAALITLLLPASAYGLCAFPLSFALAKLLGVATGRIDLHLLLTIFLLWLAAATMGILIASFLTLTQDAMVYETLIGTPIVLLAGLFGNQKILTSLTQISQWFIPLTSPVATLTRQVAFNWPAYLVSLSLWLLAIKIIVRHVNFLARKKGALKIL, from the coding sequence ATGCGCTTTTTACGATTATTTTTCTTCCACGTTAAAGATTACTTATCAGATCAATACTTCGTCTGGCTGACAATTACCAGTACAATAGCTGTCTTTTTGACCCAATATACGATTGCTTATGCTAACCACAACTTAGGTAATCCCATGCTATGGCGACAAAGTGGCATTTTTGGCATGTGGACCTCATGCACTACTGTTGCTGGCTGTATTAATTTTGAACGATATAAGGGAACCCTGCCATACCTCTTAAACAATCAATATGATGAACGGGCAGCTCTCATTACATTATTACTACCCGCATCAGCCTATGGCCTATGTGCCTTTCCCCTTAGCTTTGCCCTAGCAAAATTACTTGGTGTTGCAACCGGCAGAATTGATCTACACTTGCTATTAACTATTTTCTTATTATGGTTGGCGGCAGCAACCATGGGAATTTTGATTGCATCATTTCTAACTTTAACCCAAGATGCAATGGTCTATGAAACACTGATTGGTACTCCCATCGTTCTACTTGCAGGACTTTTTGGTAATCAAAAAATCTTAACTTCATTGACGCAAATATCACAGTGGTTTATTCCCCTTACCTCTCCAGTAGCAACCTTAACCAGACAAGTGGCTTTTAATTGGCCAGCTTATCTTGTTAGTCTTAGCTTATGGCTTCTTGCAATCAAAATTATTGTGCGCCATGTTAATTTCTTAGCCAGAAAGAAAGGAGCACTGAAGATACTATGA
- a CDS encoding Cof-type HAD-IIB family hydrolase gives MTEIPFKAVAVDMDGTFEDNNKHFDHQRFEKILTKLRQHHIHFIVSSGRPLSRLRKDFYDFLDRIDIIADNGSILTQDNNIISRHVFTYKTGINLINFIQQNYPTTEIAASGLARAYIDKKASIKFKNSMHFFYPNVIEVNNLIKLPTSDNLTKLTLNCDAQLASELEKMFNQNSGEPIHCTTSGFDNIDVMPTRVNKGQGLKYFLRYFNVKPEELIAFGDGMNDKEMIELAGFSYAMKNGDPKLKAIAKYEAPSNNNMGVLQVLEEYLK, from the coding sequence ATGACTGAAATTCCTTTTAAAGCTGTCGCTGTTGATATGGATGGTACTTTTGAAGATAACAACAAACACTTTGATCATCAGCGATTTGAAAAGATTTTAACCAAATTACGACAGCATCATATTCATTTTATTGTTTCTAGTGGCCGACCATTATCGCGACTACGGAAAGACTTCTATGACTTCTTAGATCGGATTGATATTATTGCCGACAATGGCTCAATCCTGACGCAAGATAACAATATCATTTCCCGGCACGTTTTTACTTATAAGACTGGCATCAATTTAATTAATTTTATTCAACAAAATTATCCTACGACCGAAATAGCTGCTAGTGGTTTAGCACGGGCCTATATTGATAAAAAAGCTTCAATCAAGTTTAAAAATTCCATGCACTTTTTCTATCCTAACGTAATTGAGGTCAATAATTTAATTAAACTGCCGACTAGCGACAACTTAACTAAGTTAACCCTCAATTGTGATGCTCAATTAGCTAGTGAGCTTGAGAAAATGTTTAACCAAAATAGTGGTGAACCGATTCACTGTACTACCAGCGGTTTTGACAATATCGATGTCATGCCTACTCGAGTTAATAAAGGGCAAGGACTAAAATATTTCTTGCGCTACTTCAATGTTAAACCAGAAGAATTGATTGCCTTTGGTGATGGCATGAATGACAAAGAAATGATTGAACTCGCCGGCTTTAGCTACGCAATGAAAAACGGTGATCCTAAACTCAAAGCAATTGCAAAATATGAAGCGCCAAGCAATAATAACATGGGTGTACTGCAGGTTCTAGAAGAATATTTAAAATAA
- a CDS encoding ABC transporter ATP-binding protein — protein MSYIEIKHNFKKYHTGNTEVLANNDVNFTVEQGELAIILGASGAGKSTILNILGGMDTNTSGDIIIDGQNIAQYNKRQLTTYRRNDIGFVFQFYNLIQNLTAKENVELASEIVKDALDPVQTLIDVGLQNRINNFPAELSGGEQQRVAIARAIAKNPKILLCDEPTGALDYETGKSVLEIIANMSREKGATVIIVTHNSTIAPIADRVIHFHDGQVTQIEQNSHPEAIANVKW, from the coding sequence ATGAGCTACATTGAGATAAAGCATAATTTTAAAAAATATCACACTGGCAACACAGAAGTATTAGCCAATAATGACGTTAATTTTACCGTTGAACAAGGCGAACTTGCGATTATTTTGGGTGCGTCTGGTGCGGGCAAGTCCACTATTCTTAATATTTTGGGCGGTATGGATACCAATACTAGCGGTGATATCATCATTGATGGTCAAAATATCGCACAGTATAACAAACGTCAATTAACAACCTACCGCCGAAATGACATTGGTTTTGTCTTTCAATTTTATAATTTAATTCAAAATCTAACGGCCAAAGAAAATGTTGAACTTGCTTCAGAAATTGTTAAGGACGCGTTAGATCCGGTCCAAACATTAATTGACGTTGGCTTACAAAATCGGATCAACAATTTTCCAGCCGAACTATCTGGTGGCGAGCAGCAGCGCGTGGCAATTGCTCGTGCAATCGCTAAGAATCCTAAGATTTTGCTCTGTGATGAGCCGACTGGTGCCTTAGATTATGAAACTGGCAAGAGTGTCTTAGAAATTATTGCTAATATGAGCCGAGAAAAAGGTGCGACTGTAATTATTGTTACACATAACAGCACTATTGCGCCGATTGCCGACCGTGTAATTCATTTTCACGATGGCCAAGTCACACAAATTGAACAAAATTCCCATCCTGAAGCAATCGCCAATGTTAAGTGGTAA
- the comGA gene encoding competence type IV pilus ATPase ComGA, with protein sequence MRIKEAIAVLIEGAIELHASDLFFLLRAEQTVVKMRTIAGITDQSTFTLNEGKEIINYLKYTAQMDIAEHRRPQVGALTYEYDNDKYYLRLSSVGDFTDCESLVVRIIYQVSSGRYFLPKQITQLKELTHRRGLIITSGPTGSGKTTTMYKLAKNVGQQQMVMTIEDPVEIHEASFLQTQVNPEANISYSRLLEAALRHRPDILIIGEIRNAATAKLAVDAALSGHLVLATVHAKNTFQTISRLESLQIKRNELSNCLTAISYQRLLPTQNGFSCLMDIASGVVLQDQINSEVHSNFVAWQENLKMLVEKGEISGKIYQQYQEG encoded by the coding sequence ATGCGAATTAAAGAAGCAATTGCTGTTCTAATTGAAGGTGCAATTGAGCTTCATGCAAGTGATTTGTTCTTTTTATTGCGTGCTGAACAAACAGTAGTTAAGATGCGAACAATTGCAGGAATTACTGATCAGTCTACTTTTACCTTGAATGAGGGTAAGGAGATTATTAATTATCTAAAATATACTGCACAAATGGATATTGCTGAACACCGCAGGCCACAGGTAGGTGCGTTAACTTATGAATATGATAATGATAAGTACTATTTACGGTTGTCAAGTGTGGGAGATTTTACCGATTGTGAGTCGTTAGTTGTCCGTATTATTTATCAAGTTAGTTCGGGGCGATATTTTTTACCTAAGCAAATTACACAACTAAAAGAACTGACCCATAGGCGAGGTTTGATAATTACTAGTGGGCCAACAGGGTCAGGTAAAACAACGACAATGTATAAATTGGCAAAAAATGTCGGCCAGCAGCAAATGGTAATGACAATTGAAGATCCAGTAGAAATTCATGAAGCGAGCTTTTTGCAAACGCAGGTTAATCCGGAAGCTAATATCAGTTATTCGCGACTTCTGGAAGCGGCGTTGCGTCATCGACCTGATATTTTGATTATTGGCGAAATTAGAAATGCGGCAACAGCAAAATTAGCAGTTGATGCTGCTCTTAGTGGTCACTTGGTTTTGGCAACGGTTCATGCTAAAAACACTTTTCAGACAATTTCTCGATTGGAGAGTTTACAAATTAAACGTAATGAATTAAGTAATTGTCTAACAGCAATTTCATACCAACGTTTACTGCCAACACAGAATGGCTTTTCTTGTTTAATGGATATTGCTAGTGGGGTGGTTTTGCAAGATCAAATTAATAGTGAAGTTCACAGCAATTTTGTTGCGTGGCAAGAAAACTTAAAAATGCTAGTAGAAAAAGGTGAAATTAGTGGGAAAATATACCAGCAATATCAAGAAGGCTAA
- a CDS encoding YebC/PmpR family DNA-binding transcriptional regulator: MSGHSKWHNIQGRKNAQDAKRGKIFQKLSREIYMAAKNGGPDPSGNPNLRMVMDKAHANNMPKANIDRAIKKADGNSDEHYDEITYEGYAPGGVAVFVEALTDNKNRTASSVRVAFTRNGGSLGATGSVAYMFDRKGYIAIDRTTTDADEDQMLLDVMDAGGDDLQTSDEVYEIYTDPKQLAQVRDALEKAGYKLANAELTMVPQNTTPVPEDKKEQFANLVDALEDDDDVQNVYTAAADED, encoded by the coding sequence ATGTCAGGACATTCAAAATGGCACAATATTCAAGGCCGCAAGAATGCGCAAGACGCTAAGAGAGGTAAAATTTTCCAAAAACTATCTCGTGAGATATATATGGCTGCAAAGAATGGTGGTCCTGACCCCTCAGGGAATCCTAACTTGCGGATGGTAATGGATAAAGCTCATGCTAATAATATGCCTAAGGCTAACATTGACCGCGCAATCAAGAAGGCTGACGGCAATTCAGACGAGCATTACGATGAGATTACTTATGAAGGTTATGCACCCGGTGGTGTTGCTGTCTTTGTTGAAGCCTTGACTGATAACAAGAACCGGACTGCTTCTTCAGTTCGGGTTGCGTTTACGCGTAATGGCGGTTCACTTGGTGCTACTGGTTCAGTTGCTTACATGTTCGATCGTAAGGGTTATATTGCCATTGATAGAACAACTACTGATGCCGATGAAGACCAGATGCTTTTAGATGTTATGGATGCTGGTGGCGATGATTTGCAAACTAGTGATGAAGTTTATGAAATCTATACTGACCCTAAGCAATTGGCTCAAGTACGTGATGCTTTAGAAAAGGCGGGTTACAAGCTTGCTAATGCTGAACTGACGATGGTTCCACAAAATACTACGCCAGTTCCAGAAGATAAGAAAGAACAATTTGCTAACCTAGTTGATGCCTTAGAAGACGATGACGACGTACAGAATGTTTATACTGCTGCAGCAGATGAAGACTAA
- a CDS encoding GNAT family N-acetyltransferase, giving the protein MLIIIRQVKITDSSAIQQINYTQLGYNYPLAKTQTNLQHLLADCQHHLLLVAEETHTEKILGYVHVELYQETYFDPMFNIMALAVDQGQGIGTQLMLAIEAEAKKLGISTIRLNSNTKRTGAHQFYRKIGYSYDKTQKRFSKQV; this is encoded by the coding sequence ATATTAATCATAATTCGTCAAGTAAAAATAACAGATAGTTCAGCAATCCAACAAATCAATTATACGCAACTAGGATATAATTATCCCTTAGCTAAAACACAAACTAATTTACAGCATTTACTTGCTGACTGCCAACACCATCTTCTGCTAGTAGCTGAAGAAACTCACACAGAAAAAATTCTTGGTTATGTTCACGTTGAACTTTACCAAGAAACTTATTTCGATCCCATGTTCAATATTATGGCTTTAGCCGTCGACCAAGGACAAGGTATTGGAACCCAATTAATGCTAGCCATTGAGGCTGAAGCTAAAAAGCTGGGTATTAGTACTATTCGTCTCAATTCCAATACTAAACGAACGGGTGCGCATCAGTTTTATCGTAAAATTGGTTATTCCTATGATAAAACGCAAAAGCGGTTTTCAAAGCAAGTTTAA
- a CDS encoding antibiotic transporter permease, which translates to MIATQFSALSFLHNWRTKLVYFFLTPLIDLSLLILIAAQYTGNFNWMIGIASIAIDAARLTMQTMNELLIKDATLRIDFELIAKRPFSPRYWLTKAVVAMIIGVSLALINLCLVFCLGAPLKIIIRALILLPLLNLYGVIFGFTAWTLSWQLNDPYFGQNLFSSLIELVAGILVTITAYPTWLERIAHLFPFSGPIDFIKFGYINLTNGLIITMIWLIIGVIAYILQIKPILQTRRYIY; encoded by the coding sequence ATGATTGCTACCCAGTTTTCTGCACTATCCTTTCTACATAATTGGCGTACTAAACTCGTTTACTTTTTCCTAACACCACTAATTGATCTTTCATTACTAATTTTAATCGCTGCGCAATATACTGGGAACTTCAATTGGATGATTGGGATTGCGTCAATTGCAATTGACGCTGCTAGGTTGACCATGCAAACAATGAATGAGTTATTAATTAAAGATGCAACTTTGCGAATTGACTTCGAATTGATTGCTAAACGGCCTTTTAGTCCTCGCTATTGGTTAACTAAGGCTGTCGTTGCTATGATTATTGGAGTTAGCTTAGCTTTAATCAACCTCTGTTTAGTCTTTTGCTTAGGTGCACCGCTAAAGATCATTATTCGGGCCTTAATCTTACTACCACTATTAAATCTTTACGGTGTGATTTTCGGTTTCACTGCTTGGACATTATCTTGGCAGCTAAATGACCCCTATTTCGGGCAAAATTTATTTAGTTCACTAATTGAATTAGTTGCAGGTATCCTAGTTACGATTACTGCTTACCCAACTTGGCTTGAAAGAATCGCCCACTTGTTTCCCTTTTCTGGTCCGATCGACTTTATTAAGTTTGGCTACATTAACTTGACCAATGGGCTAATCATTACTATGATTTGGTTAATCATTGGTGTAATTGCTTACATTTTGCAAATTAAGCCAATTTTACAAACAAGGAGGTACATATATTAA
- a CDS encoding amino acid permease, with protein MEEINSNNKYISWPVLTLMAFCTVIGLDDIMYNFQNQGMPVVTSWIIMCIFYVIPYSLMVGQLGSVFNKEGGGLSSWVRGTDGEFLGYFTAWTYWAASIPYAVDSANTIVVDIGWAVTGSGKFQDQISNTKFALMTFAMFIIFIIVEHYFSRSMEILSTIGGGMMLIMTFMFVFLAFVGLTKSGGHMATTNFTWHSLVPKFDMHYWTTIAMLIYALNGCELVAPYVTKMKKPKYDFPKAMIALAIMTIFLTVFGSFALGIYFNANHIPNDLKMNGEYYVFEMVGQQYGLGKGLLYLWSWTSVFYNAALLAVLLDAMTRMLISDTGDQYMPKFLRKKNKSGLPINGYILTVALSAFIMLLGIFLPNMNDIFNWLLNLNGIISPGVTCWIFYSFMRIRKNSKKFPSEYVFIKNDKLGYLAGLFLLVVTAVATILGIAPLDVKQFSNYWWYELIINIIAVVVLIGLGAILPGIRRREEEYGIAFSRDQWLTMFILIIGSIVLDLYLGGHNIGAANLGQFKLGLNIIIICVEAVLAILICWLVGRRKPSNARN; from the coding sequence GTGGAAGAAATTAATTCCAACAATAAATATATTTCGTGGCCGGTATTAACCTTAATGGCTTTTTGTACTGTTATTGGCTTAGACGATATCATGTACAACTTCCAAAATCAAGGAATGCCTGTTGTTACCTCATGGATTATCATGTGTATTTTTTATGTGATTCCATACTCTTTAATGGTTGGTCAATTGGGATCAGTCTTCAATAAAGAAGGCGGCGGCCTTTCATCATGGGTCCGTGGAACTGATGGTGAATTTTTAGGTTACTTTACTGCCTGGACATATTGGGCAGCATCTATTCCTTATGCTGTTGACTCAGCCAATACCATCGTTGTTGACATCGGCTGGGCAGTTACCGGTTCTGGCAAGTTTCAGGATCAAATTTCAAACACCAAATTTGCCCTAATGACGTTTGCAATGTTTATTATCTTCATTATTGTTGAACATTATTTTTCCCGTTCAATGGAAATTTTGTCTACAATTGGTGGCGGCATGATGTTAATCATGACTTTCATGTTTGTCTTCTTAGCCTTTGTTGGTCTAACTAAATCTGGTGGCCATATGGCAACGACTAACTTTACTTGGCACTCCCTAGTACCAAAATTTGACATGCATTATTGGACAACAATTGCAATGCTGATTTATGCCCTCAATGGTTGTGAATTAGTTGCGCCATATGTTACTAAGATGAAGAAACCCAAGTATGATTTTCCAAAAGCTATGATTGCATTGGCAATTATGACCATTTTCCTAACTGTCTTTGGTTCATTTGCCTTAGGTATCTACTTTAACGCTAACCATATCCCGAATGACTTAAAAATGAATGGTGAATATTACGTCTTCGAAATGGTCGGACAGCAATATGGTCTGGGCAAAGGATTACTTTATTTATGGTCTTGGACTTCCGTCTTCTATAATGCTGCATTATTAGCAGTTTTACTTGATGCCATGACAAGAATGTTGATTTCTGATACCGGTGATCAGTATATGCCAAAATTCTTACGTAAAAAGAATAAGAGCGGCCTACCAATTAACGGTTATATTTTGACAGTCGCACTTTCAGCCTTTATCATGTTGCTGGGAATTTTCCTACCTAACATGAACGACATTTTTAACTGGTTACTAAACCTGAACGGTATTATTTCGCCGGGTGTTACCTGCTGGATTTTCTATTCTTTCATGCGCATTAGAAAGAATTCAAAGAAATTTCCATCAGAATACGTCTTTATTAAAAACGACAAACTAGGCTATCTCGCTGGACTGTTCTTATTAGTTGTCACTGCCGTTGCTACTATTCTCGGAATTGCACCACTTGATGTTAAGCAATTTAGCAATTATTGGTGGTATGAATTAATCATTAACATCATCGCCGTTGTTGTTTTAATCGGATTAGGTGCAATCTTACCTGGTATTCGACGCCGTGAGGAAGAATACGGCATAGCCTTTAGCCGTGATCAATGGCTTACCATGTTCATTTTGATTATCGGCTCAATCGTCCTTGATCTTTACCTTGGTGGTCATAATATTGGTGCTGCTAATTTGGGTCAATTTAAACTAGGCTTAAATATCATAATTATTTGTGTTGAAGCCGTGCTTGCAATTTTGATTTGCTGGTTAGTCGGCAGAAGAAAACCAAGTAACGCTAGAAATTAG
- a CDS encoding ABC transporter ATP-binding protein yields the protein MENILSVKHLKKTYQNGAHIFNALVDVSFTIAQGEILSLLGPNGAGKTTTVSIIGGYLLPTSGQVMMNGKDITTANKRPQIGVSFGGELGFYRNSTAKQNLAFFADLAKIPYRKQKLEIARVLDIVDLTNVANKKVGTFSKGMTQRLHLARALLGQPKLLLLDEPTSGLDVEIAQSIRGTIKHLAASGISILLTSHTMSEVETLADHIVLLGSGKVFATGSVNDIINKAQVNESKHPATLEESYLTLAPQLRRK from the coding sequence TTGGAAAATATATTATCAGTTAAACACTTAAAAAAGACTTACCAGAATGGGGCACATATTTTTAACGCCCTGGTTGATGTTTCTTTTACGATTGCTCAAGGTGAAATTCTTTCACTATTAGGACCCAACGGAGCTGGCAAAACCACTACTGTCTCAATTATTGGCGGCTATTTATTGCCAACTTCTGGGCAGGTCATGATGAATGGAAAAGATATTACTACTGCAAATAAAAGGCCACAAATTGGCGTTTCATTTGGCGGTGAATTAGGATTTTATCGTAATAGTACTGCTAAACAAAATTTGGCGTTTTTTGCCGATTTAGCCAAGATCCCTTATCGTAAGCAAAAATTAGAAATTGCTCGGGTTCTTGACATTGTAGACCTAACGAATGTTGCCAACAAAAAAGTTGGTACCTTTTCAAAAGGCATGACCCAACGACTACATCTTGCTCGTGCTCTTTTAGGTCAACCCAAGTTACTCTTACTTGACGAGCCAACAAGTGGTTTAGACGTCGAAATTGCGCAAAGTATTCGGGGTACAATTAAACACCTAGCTGCTAGTGGTATCAGTATTTTACTAACCAGCCATACAATGAGCGAGGTTGAGACCTTAGCTGACCACATTGTTCTACTTGGTAGTGGTAAAGTATTCGCTACCGGTAGCGTCAACGACATTATTAATAAGGCCCAAGTTAACGAGAGTAAGCACCCTGCTACTCTAGAAGAATCATATTTGACTTTAGCACCTCAACTGCGGAGGAAATAA